One Bacillus amyloliquefaciens DSM 7 = ATCC 23350 DNA window includes the following coding sequences:
- a CDS encoding molybdenum cofactor guanylyltransferase, with amino-acid sequence MKRVNVILAGGASRRFGEPKAFAKWKDGMFYEQAKKAFGSGETVIISRPEHIKTFLSNKERHVFADVPQFRGMGPLAGIYTAMKQTEGETYTVISCDTPLVTRKTMAALEMKLTGNLDAVIPICENREQPLVAVYHKRVQAVLLDQLTQNKLKMTDTLKQLSVCYVQAEEIGAAPEEFANINTRDDYTRLLAHIESSNQD; translated from the coding sequence ATGAAACGGGTGAATGTAATATTAGCAGGGGGAGCTTCCCGGAGATTCGGAGAACCGAAAGCTTTTGCAAAATGGAAGGACGGCATGTTTTATGAACAGGCGAAAAAAGCCTTCGGCAGCGGAGAAACCGTAATTATCAGCCGCCCTGAACATATAAAAACGTTTTTATCAAACAAAGAGAGGCATGTTTTTGCCGATGTGCCCCAGTTTCGGGGAATGGGGCCGCTGGCCGGCATTTATACGGCAATGAAACAAACAGAAGGCGAAACATATACGGTCATATCCTGTGACACACCGCTCGTGACAAGAAAGACGATGGCTGCGCTTGAAATGAAGCTGACCGGAAATCTTGACGCTGTTATCCCAATTTGTGAAAACAGAGAGCAGCCTCTCGTGGCGGTTTATCATAAACGGGTGCAAGCGGTGCTTTTGGATCAGCTTACACAAAACAAGCTGAAAATGACAGACACTCTGAAACAGCTGTCTGTCTGTTATGTGCAGGCTGAAGAAATCGGTGCCGCGCCGGAGGAGTTCGCTAATATCAACACACGGGATGATTACACCAGACTTTTGGCACATATCGAGTCTTCAAATCAGGACTGA
- a CDS encoding WD40/YVTN/BNR-like repeat-containing protein gives MFHKGATAVMASVSSGYFVAVKGEGIFHFSGEEGWKRLYRMKSKIHVLTYIGPYIFGAGEKGAVLRSADQGKTWTASRFPTSASVWAVAGRNDGFVCAHGTHCLYLSDDFGVTWHVAKPFSQLKEPPVIRSLCLHGKTIYIGTRIHMNHGGIWAYDLTKDRVRRISCERQRMTASMLMYQKDWLIAAKGAAKGERGEVSVRNVRTEEEFAISAGPAIREKSFLDVSEDNGIIYVTSSQDEHGFSRIYQADFAAGELKWFDTIRGHGWRVANRKESFFCAGLYECKFVRPYEAARLAH, from the coding sequence ATGTTTCATAAAGGCGCGACGGCTGTCATGGCATCAGTGTCTTCGGGATATTTTGTCGCTGTAAAAGGCGAAGGCATTTTTCATTTTTCTGGGGAAGAAGGCTGGAAACGGCTGTACCGGATGAAAAGCAAGATTCATGTGCTGACTTACATCGGGCCTTACATATTCGGAGCTGGAGAAAAAGGCGCCGTCCTCAGATCGGCCGATCAGGGAAAGACCTGGACGGCATCCCGCTTTCCGACCAGCGCCTCCGTATGGGCTGTTGCCGGTCGGAATGACGGGTTTGTCTGTGCTCACGGCACGCACTGCCTCTATTTATCTGATGATTTCGGTGTCACTTGGCATGTGGCCAAGCCCTTTTCACAATTGAAGGAGCCGCCAGTAATCCGTTCGCTTTGTTTGCACGGTAAGACGATTTATATCGGCACCCGGATTCATATGAATCATGGCGGCATTTGGGCGTATGATCTGACGAAAGACCGCGTCCGGCGTATAAGCTGTGAAAGGCAGCGCATGACGGCCTCAATGCTCATGTATCAGAAGGATTGGCTCATTGCGGCAAAAGGTGCGGCGAAGGGAGAGCGGGGCGAGGTTTCTGTCCGAAACGTGCGGACGGAAGAGGAGTTTGCCATTTCAGCCGGACCTGCCATACGGGAAAAATCATTTCTCGACGTTTCCGAGGATAACGGTATTATTTATGTCACTTCGTCACAGGACGAACACGGGTTTTCGCGCATTTATCAAGCTGATTTCGCCGCCGGTGAATTAAAATGGTTTGATACGATCCGCGGTCACGGATGGCGGGTGGCCAACCGGAAAGAAAGCTTTTTTTGCGCGGGCCTTTACGAATGTAAATTTGTCAGACCGTATGAGGCGGCCCGGCTCGCACATTAG
- a CDS encoding ribonuclease H-like YkuK family protein has product MADSFLFYNLSEAQMTFQDVMERLKRFVNQDPRSAYVLSVGTDSQVYREFTKFITAIHLHRTGKGAWGCLKNHDLARPIHSLREKISLETAFSQEMAAHILDGRFMELTDLLLPFADEGADLTFEVHLDIGRKGLTKELIQEMTGRITSMGIEAKIKPDSCTAFSYANRYTK; this is encoded by the coding sequence ATGGCTGATTCTTTTCTGTTTTATAATCTTTCTGAAGCACAAATGACCTTTCAAGACGTGATGGAGCGGCTGAAACGCTTTGTCAATCAAGACCCCCGTTCAGCATACGTGCTGTCTGTAGGGACCGATTCACAAGTTTACCGCGAGTTCACAAAGTTTATTACGGCTATACACTTGCACCGCACAGGCAAGGGAGCTTGGGGCTGTTTGAAAAATCACGATCTTGCAAGACCGATACATAGCCTTCGCGAAAAAATTTCGCTGGAAACCGCATTCAGCCAGGAGATGGCTGCGCATATTCTCGACGGGCGCTTTATGGAACTTACAGATTTGCTCCTGCCTTTCGCGGATGAAGGGGCGGATCTTACATTTGAAGTGCATCTGGATATCGGCCGAAAAGGACTTACAAAAGAGTTGATACAAGAAATGACCGGACGCATTACCTCGATGGGCATTGAAGCGAAAATCAAGCCCGATTCCTGCACAGCATTCAGTTATGCCAATCGTTACACAAAATAA
- a CDS encoding flavodoxin, with protein sequence MQKALIIYASMSGNTEDIAGIIKETLSEHQIAIDCLDMDEADADSLEAYDYVFVGTYTWGDGDLPYEAEDFYEDILHRQLNGLKTACFGSGDHAYPKFCEAVTLFCEAFEKAGANLYPETLKIELAPETAEDQECCKEFVRGFLAWAAHHGDRCHVS encoded by the coding sequence GTGCAGAAAGCATTAATTATATACGCAAGCATGTCGGGGAATACAGAGGATATTGCCGGCATTATAAAAGAAACACTGAGTGAGCATCAGATTGCAATTGACTGTCTTGACATGGATGAGGCAGATGCGGATTCTCTCGAAGCATATGATTATGTTTTTGTCGGAACGTACACATGGGGGGACGGTGATCTTCCTTACGAAGCGGAAGATTTTTATGAAGATATTCTGCATCGCCAGCTCAACGGACTGAAAACGGCTTGTTTCGGTTCAGGCGACCACGCCTATCCGAAGTTTTGCGAAGCGGTCACGCTGTTTTGCGAAGCGTTTGAAAAGGCCGGCGCCAATTTATATCCGGAAACGCTGAAAATTGAGCTGGCGCCTGAGACGGCTGAAGATCAGGAATGCTGCAAAGAATTTGTCCGCGGTTTTCTTGCATGGGCCGCACACCACGGAGACCGGTGCCATGTTTCATAA
- a CDS encoding N-acetyldiaminopimelate deacetylase encodes MEKERLISIRRDLHRIPEIGFQEYKTQQYLLNILNQYPEERIEIETWRTGIFVKVNGTAPEKMLAYRADIDALSIEEQTGLPFSSEHPGFMHACGHDMHMTIALGIIDHFVHHPVKHDLLFLFQPAEEGPGGAEPMLESDVLKKWTPDLITALHIAPELPVGTISTKSGLLFANTSELVIDLEGKGGHAAYPHTADDMVVAASTLVTQLQTVISRNTDPLDSAVITIGTITGGTAQNIIAEHAHLEGTIRTLSEESMRMVKKRIEELVKGIEIGFRCKGKVTYPSVYHQVYNTSGLTEEFMQFVKDHNLAEVKMAKEAMTGEDFGYMLKKYPGFMFWLGADSSHGLHHAKLNPDEGAMETAVNVMVGYFSEYAN; translated from the coding sequence ATGGAAAAAGAGCGGCTCATTTCTATCCGGAGAGATCTGCACCGCATCCCGGAGATCGGCTTTCAGGAATATAAAACACAGCAGTACCTGCTGAATATATTGAACCAATACCCGGAAGAAAGAATTGAAATCGAAACTTGGAGAACCGGCATCTTTGTTAAAGTCAACGGCACGGCTCCGGAAAAAATGCTTGCCTACAGAGCGGATATAGACGCTTTGTCGATTGAAGAACAGACTGGACTTCCGTTTTCATCGGAACACCCCGGTTTTATGCACGCATGCGGCCACGACATGCATATGACCATCGCACTCGGCATTATTGATCATTTTGTCCATCATCCGGTCAAGCATGATCTGCTCTTTTTATTTCAGCCGGCTGAAGAAGGACCCGGCGGAGCGGAACCGATGCTTGAAAGCGATGTGCTGAAAAAATGGACGCCGGATTTGATCACTGCCCTCCATATAGCACCTGAGCTGCCGGTGGGCACAATCTCCACCAAAAGCGGATTGCTATTTGCCAATACAAGTGAGCTTGTCATCGACCTTGAAGGGAAAGGCGGACATGCGGCATATCCGCATACAGCAGACGACATGGTCGTCGCCGCAAGCACGCTTGTCACGCAGCTGCAAACGGTCATATCCAGAAATACGGATCCGCTTGACAGCGCGGTGATTACTATCGGAACGATTACCGGGGGCACGGCGCAAAATATCATCGCAGAGCATGCTCATCTGGAAGGAACGATCCGGACGCTTTCTGAGGAATCAATGCGCATGGTGAAAAAGCGGATTGAAGAACTCGTCAAAGGGATTGAAATCGGCTTCCGCTGCAAAGGGAAGGTCACGTATCCGTCCGTTTATCATCAAGTCTATAATACAAGCGGCCTGACCGAAGAATTTATGCAATTTGTCAAAGATCATAATCTTGCAGAAGTGAAAATGGCGAAAGAAGCGATGACCGGAGAAGATTTCGGGTATATGCTGAAAAAATATCCCGGCTTTATGTTCTGGCTCGGAGCGGATTCTTCCCACGGGCTTCACCATGCAAAGCTGAACCCGGATGAAGGCGCGATGGAAACCGCAGTCAATGTCATGGTCGGATATTTTTCGGAGTATGCCAATTAA
- the rok gene encoding transcriptional regulator Rok: MFNEREALRLRLEQLNEAEVKVIREYQIERDKIYAKLRELDNTGSLSDTKKEFRPEKKSDSLPVLAELAAQEMRSYQKPQTQPQSTQPQMQSITTLPAGIPDGSTRRRRGTARPGSKAAKLREAAIKTLKRHNAAIKSSELQKEIEKESGLEIPNMTTFMQSLIKMYPEVKKPYRGQYILEGEISQETAETGNDTAAE, from the coding sequence ATGTTTAATGAAAGAGAAGCGCTGCGCTTACGTTTAGAACAATTGAACGAAGCAGAGGTAAAAGTCATTCGTGAATATCAAATAGAACGTGATAAAATATATGCAAAACTGAGAGAATTAGACAATACGGGCAGCCTGTCCGATACAAAAAAAGAGTTTCGTCCGGAGAAAAAAAGTGACTCTCTCCCAGTGCTTGCAGAGCTTGCAGCACAGGAAATGAGAAGCTACCAAAAGCCGCAGACACAGCCTCAATCCACCCAGCCGCAAATGCAGTCTATTACGACTCTTCCAGCCGGCATTCCAGACGGTTCTACTAGAAGAAGAAGAGGGACGGCAAGACCGGGTTCAAAGGCGGCAAAACTGCGCGAAGCAGCCATTAAAACATTGAAACGCCACAATGCAGCAATCAAAAGTTCAGAACTGCAAAAGGAAATTGAAAAGGAAAGCGGCCTTGAAATTCCTAATATGACAACCTTTATGCAAAGCTTAATTAAAATGTATCCTGAAGTGAAAAAACCATACCGCGGCCAATATATTCTTGAGGGAGAAATTTCTCAGGAAACAGCAGAAACGGGAAATGATACGGCTGCTGAATAA
- the abbA gene encoding antirepressor AbbA — protein MSLIGERFTEEEQKLLLNILINHEYAIELLTSEINDIEAGSKSVDGTTYKKLVTLYDRFRNEN, from the coding sequence ATGAGTCTTATCGGTGAACGATTTACGGAAGAAGAACAAAAACTTCTGCTGAATATCCTGATCAATCATGAATATGCCATTGAGCTTTTGACCAGCGAAATCAACGATATAGAAGCAGGGTCAAAAAGCGTTGATGGAACCACTTATAAAAAACTCGTCACGCTTTATGACCGTTTTCGGAACGAAAATTAA
- the ccpC gene encoding transcriptional regulator CcpC, which translates to MQLQELHMLVVLAEELNMRKAAERLFVSQPALSQRLQTIEKAWGTKIFLRSQKGLTVTPAGEKIIQFANDVTDRQERIRENIDELEGEIHGTLKLAVASIIGQHWLPKVLKTYVERYPNAKVSLITGWSSEMLKSLYEDQVHIGIIRGNPEWKGRKDYLMTDHLYLVDTEISCIDDIAHTDRPFIQFKSDSTYFQEIQHWWHQKFKTSPKQTILVDQIETCKQMALHGIGYAILPSVTLEEEDKVNKMPLLDAKDHPIGRDTWLLGYEPAFELKQVQAFVSVVKDMLKQERPF; encoded by the coding sequence ATGCAGCTTCAAGAGCTTCATATGCTCGTAGTTTTAGCTGAGGAATTAAACATGAGGAAGGCTGCCGAACGGTTATTCGTGTCACAGCCGGCTCTGTCCCAGCGATTGCAGACCATTGAAAAAGCCTGGGGAACAAAGATCTTTCTAAGATCTCAAAAAGGACTTACGGTAACGCCGGCAGGAGAAAAAATCATACAATTTGCAAATGATGTCACGGATCGGCAAGAGAGAATAAGAGAAAATATTGATGAACTTGAAGGAGAAATTCACGGCACATTGAAGCTTGCCGTCGCCTCCATTATCGGGCAGCACTGGCTTCCGAAAGTGTTAAAAACATATGTGGAGCGATATCCGAACGCAAAAGTTTCTCTCATTACAGGGTGGAGCAGTGAAATGCTGAAAAGTCTGTATGAAGATCAGGTACATATCGGCATTATCCGGGGAAATCCGGAATGGAAAGGCCGAAAAGATTATTTAATGACCGATCATTTATATTTGGTCGATACGGAAATTTCCTGTATTGATGATATTGCCCATACCGATCGGCCGTTTATCCAGTTCAAAAGTGACAGTACATATTTTCAGGAAATTCAGCATTGGTGGCATCAAAAATTCAAAACCTCGCCGAAACAGACGATCCTCGTCGATCAGATTGAAACGTGCAAGCAGATGGCGCTGCACGGGATCGGTTATGCCATTCTGCCGTCAGTCACCTTAGAAGAGGAAGACAAAGTAAATAAAATGCCCCTGCTTGATGCTAAGGATCATCCGATCGGCCGTGATACATGGCTGCTCGGTTATGAGCCGGCATTTGAATTAAAACAGGTGCAGGCTTTTGTTTCGGTCGTCAAAGATATGCTGAAACAGGAACGCCCTTTTTAA
- a CDS encoding EAL-associated domain-containing protein translates to MLDPLDILTNIDDVIPYYQAIFNAEEQRVVGYEVLGRILADAEIESLGPFFLDSGIPEEYKLEVDDRVIRQALERFKEADRDLLIFINQDANVLMLDHGESFLELLKEYEEQGIELNRIVLEITEHNFEGDIEQLYHMLAYYRTYGIKIAVDNIGKESSNLDRIALLSPDLLKIDLQALKVSQPSPSYEHVLYSISLLARKIGAALLYEDIEADFQLQYAWRNGGRFFQGYYLQAPSGHFIDRSLLKERLKTEFQQFITREKKKLETVYEHSENFYKRVNQAVSELKKTHQADDEFIKKLAENLTDCCFRIYMCDEEGYQLTGNVFKQSGEWFYQPEYMEKNWSWRPYFLENIMKMRNSRKGFFSDLYSDIETGEMIRIFSYPMDDNMYLFIDLPYSYLYEQDGLL, encoded by the coding sequence ATGTTGGACCCACTTGATATACTGACGAATATTGATGATGTCATTCCGTATTACCAAGCGATTTTTAACGCGGAGGAACAAAGAGTTGTGGGCTATGAGGTGCTCGGCCGTATTTTGGCAGATGCGGAGATTGAGAGCCTCGGGCCGTTTTTCTTAGATTCCGGCATTCCGGAAGAATATAAGCTTGAGGTCGATGACAGAGTCATCAGGCAGGCGCTGGAGCGGTTTAAAGAAGCGGATCGTGACCTGTTGATTTTTATCAACCAGGATGCAAATGTATTGATGCTTGACCATGGCGAAAGCTTTCTTGAGCTTTTGAAAGAATACGAAGAGCAGGGCATTGAACTGAACCGTATTGTGCTTGAGATCACCGAGCACAATTTCGAAGGCGACATTGAACAGCTGTACCATATGCTTGCCTACTATCGTACATACGGCATTAAAATCGCAGTGGACAATATAGGTAAGGAGAGCAGCAACCTGGACAGAATCGCGCTCCTTTCACCGGATCTTCTGAAAATAGATTTGCAGGCGCTGAAAGTATCTCAGCCGTCACCATCGTATGAGCATGTGCTGTACAGCATTTCATTGCTGGCGAGGAAAATCGGGGCCGCGCTGCTGTATGAAGATATAGAAGCTGATTTTCAGCTGCAGTACGCCTGGAGAAACGGAGGCCGATTCTTTCAAGGCTATTACCTGCAGGCGCCAAGCGGTCATTTTATAGACCGGAGCCTGTTAAAAGAACGCTTGAAAACGGAGTTTCAGCAATTTATCACGAGAGAGAAGAAGAAGCTGGAAACGGTATATGAACACTCTGAGAATTTTTATAAGCGGGTCAATCAGGCTGTTTCCGAGCTGAAGAAAACCCACCAGGCGGACGATGAGTTTATTAAAAAACTGGCGGAAAATCTGACGGACTGCTGTTTCAGAATTTATATGTGTGATGAAGAAGGCTATCAGCTGACGGGAAATGTGTTCAAGCAATCCGGTGAATGGTTTTATCAGCCTGAATACATGGAGAAAAACTGGAGCTGGCGCCCGTACTTTTTAGAAAACATCATGAAGATGCGGAATTCAAGAAAAGGCTTTTTCAGTGACCTGTACAGTGACATTGAAACGGGAGAGATGATCAGAATCTTTTCATATCCGATGGATGACAATATGTATTTATTTATCGATCTGCCTTACTCTTATTTATATGAACAGGACGGATTACTTTAA
- a CDS encoding mechanosensitive ion channel family protein: MIDLKHFDWAGLITSAGIFTVKLALIILAYFIFRTAGKKLIKHLFQKFEKQNNLSTGRAYTLRSLALNVYGYILIFVFIVMILDLFHYNPSALIAGAGVVGLAVGFGAQGLVSDIVTGFFILLEKQIDVGDYITVAGYSGIVEQVGLRTTQIRSFDGTLHYLPNRGITNVSNHSRGTMQALVDIKVPLEKNLDETIQVLQTACDKAAAELPQIKEGPDVIGVQDLSTSEMVIRIIAKTENMEQWRVERVLRREMKIALDRFKNAASGE, encoded by the coding sequence ATGATTGATTTAAAACACTTTGATTGGGCCGGCCTTATCACCTCTGCCGGGATTTTCACCGTAAAGCTGGCTCTCATCATTTTAGCGTATTTTATTTTTCGGACGGCAGGCAAAAAGCTGATCAAGCATCTGTTTCAGAAATTCGAAAAACAGAACAACCTCTCTACGGGCCGCGCTTATACTTTGCGAAGCCTCGCGCTTAATGTGTACGGATACATACTGATTTTCGTTTTTATCGTGATGATATTGGATTTATTTCACTACAATCCGAGCGCTCTCATTGCCGGTGCCGGCGTGGTGGGCCTTGCAGTCGGATTCGGCGCTCAGGGGCTTGTCAGTGATATCGTTACCGGATTTTTTATCCTTTTGGAAAAACAGATCGATGTCGGTGATTATATTACAGTTGCAGGCTACAGCGGCATTGTCGAGCAGGTCGGTCTCCGTACGACGCAAATCAGGAGCTTTGACGGCACGCTTCATTATCTTCCCAACCGGGGCATCACGAATGTGAGCAATCATTCCCGCGGAACGATGCAGGCGCTTGTCGATATTAAGGTGCCGCTTGAAAAGAATCTCGATGAAACCATTCAGGTTCTGCAAACCGCGTGTGACAAAGCAGCCGCTGAGCTCCCGCAGATTAAGGAAGGGCCGGACGTCATCGGGGTTCAGGATTTAAGCACATCAGAAATGGTCATCAGAATCATTGCGAAAACAGAAAATATGGAGCAATGGCGGGTTGAACGCGTGCTGCGGAGAGAAATGAAAATCGCGCTCGACCGTTTTAAAAACGCCGCTTCCGGCGAATAA
- the dapD gene encoding 2,3,4,5-tetrahydropyridine-2,6-dicarboxylate N-acetyltransferase, whose product MKMMDANEIISFIQNSTKSTPVKVYVKGDLEGISFGDSSKTFLNGQSGVVFGEWADIKAAIEENKDKIEDYVIENDRRNSAIPMLDMKDVKARIEPGAIIRDQVEIGDNAVIMMGASINIGSVIGEGTMIDMNVVLGGRATVGKNCHIGAGSVLAGVIEPPSAKPVVVEDDVVIGANAVVLEGVTIGKGAVVAAGAIVVNDVEPYTVVAGTPAKKIKDIDEKTKGKTEIKQELRQL is encoded by the coding sequence ATGAAAATGATGGATGCAAATGAAATTATTTCATTTATTCAAAATAGTACAAAATCAACACCTGTAAAAGTGTATGTAAAAGGCGACCTTGAGGGAATCAGCTTTGGAGATTCCTCTAAAACATTCCTAAACGGCCAATCCGGCGTCGTTTTTGGCGAGTGGGCTGACATTAAAGCCGCAATTGAAGAAAACAAAGACAAAATTGAGGATTACGTCATTGAAAATGACCGCCGCAACTCTGCAATTCCGATGCTTGACATGAAAGATGTAAAAGCGCGCATCGAGCCTGGCGCTATTATCCGCGACCAAGTCGAAATCGGCGACAATGCCGTTATCATGATGGGTGCGTCTATTAATATCGGTTCAGTCATCGGCGAAGGCACAATGATTGATATGAACGTTGTGCTCGGAGGACGCGCGACTGTCGGCAAAAACTGCCACATCGGAGCGGGTTCTGTATTAGCGGGTGTCATCGAGCCGCCAAGCGCTAAGCCTGTTGTCGTGGAAGACGACGTTGTAATCGGCGCAAATGCGGTTGTTCTTGAAGGCGTAACAATCGGTAAAGGCGCGGTTGTCGCTGCGGGAGCCATCGTTGTAAACGACGTTGAGCCATATACCGTTGTAGCGGGAACACCAGCGAAAAAAATCAAAGATATCGATGAAAAAACAAAAGGCAAAACAGAAATCAAACAGGAATTACGCCAGCTGTAA
- a CDS encoding flavodoxin, with protein sequence MGNVLLVYATMSENTEAMANLIEKGLIEAEATVDRYEAMDIDAELFNDYEHILLGTYTWGDGDLPDELLDIAEDMENLDFAGKTFALFGSGDMSYEFFCGAVDELEKVITARGGRVALPSVKIENNPEGSEEEELRDFGRQFAALCSQPAE encoded by the coding sequence ATGGGGAATGTATTGCTTGTTTATGCTACAATGTCAGAAAACACCGAAGCGATGGCGAATTTGATTGAAAAAGGGCTGATTGAAGCAGAAGCAACAGTAGACAGATATGAAGCGATGGATATCGATGCCGAGCTTTTTAATGATTACGAACACATCTTATTAGGGACATATACTTGGGGAGACGGGGATCTTCCTGATGAATTGCTGGATATTGCTGAAGATATGGAAAACCTGGATTTTGCGGGGAAAACATTTGCTTTGTTCGGTTCCGGTGATATGTCCTACGAGTTTTTTTGCGGAGCGGTGGACGAATTGGAAAAAGTGATCACGGCCCGCGGAGGACGGGTGGCGCTGCCATCAGTCAAAATTGAAAACAATCCTGAAGGCAGCGAGGAAGAGGAGCTCCGGGACTTCGGAAGACAGTTCGCCGCGCTGTGCAGCCAGCCGGCGGAATAA
- the cbpB gene encoding cyclic-di-AMP-binding protein CbpB, translated as MISLQSDQLLDATVGQFMIEADKVAHVQVGNNLEHALLVLTKTGYTAIPVLDASYRLHGLIGTNMIMNSIFGLERIEFEKLDQITVEEVMLKDIPRLHINDPIIKGFSMVINNGFVCVENDEGGFEGIFTRRVVLKQLSSHIRSLNK; from the coding sequence ATGATTAGCTTACAATCAGATCAGCTTCTTGATGCAACAGTCGGACAATTTATGATTGAGGCGGATAAAGTGGCGCACGTACAAGTCGGAAACAACCTTGAGCATGCTCTTTTAGTGCTCACAAAAACCGGCTATACCGCCATTCCCGTCCTGGACGCTTCGTACCGTCTGCACGGTTTGATCGGGACAAATATGATTATGAACAGCATTTTCGGACTTGAACGGATTGAGTTTGAGAAGCTGGATCAAATTACGGTTGAGGAAGTCATGCTGAAAGACATTCCCCGTCTCCACATCAATGATCCGATTATCAAAGGGTTCAGCATGGTCATTAATAACGGCTTTGTCTGCGTTGAAAATGATGAAGGCGGCTTTGAAGGCATTTTCACGAGAAGAGTCGTGTTAAAGCAGTTAAGCAGCCATATCAGATCATTGAATAAGTAG
- a CDS encoding YkuJ family protein — MSQLMGIITRLQSLQETAEAASEPMQRYFEVNGEKICSVKYFEKNQTFELTVFQKGEKPNTYPFDNIDMISIEIFELLQ; from the coding sequence ATGTCACAATTAATGGGTATCATCACAAGGCTGCAAAGCCTGCAAGAAACGGCGGAAGCGGCAAGCGAGCCGATGCAGCGTTATTTTGAAGTTAACGGCGAAAAAATTTGCAGTGTTAAATATTTCGAAAAAAATCAAACGTTTGAACTGACGGTTTTCCAAAAAGGTGAAAAACCTAACACATATCCGTTTGATAACATTGACATGATTTCTATTGAAATTTTTGAGCTCCTTCAGTAA
- a CDS encoding YkuS family protein, with translation MTKKIGIEQSLSDVEQALKQKGYDVVMMKTPEDAKDCDCCVVTGLDSNVQGIADTSTQAPVITASGMTADEICSEVEKKFH, from the coding sequence ATGACGAAAAAAATTGGAATTGAACAATCTTTATCGGATGTAGAACAGGCGTTAAAACAAAAAGGATATGACGTAGTGATGATGAAGACTCCTGAGGATGCGAAGGATTGTGACTGCTGTGTCGTAACCGGACTTGACAGCAATGTCCAAGGCATCGCCGATACGTCAACTCAGGCTCCCGTCATTACGGCTTCCGGAATGACCGCTGACGAAATCTGCAGCGAAGTAGAAAAAAAATTTCATTAA